ACCGAAGAACAGAGATCCATTGTGGAACTGAAACTGAGCAACATGGGCAATCTAAAGGGTGAAATTCTTAAGCCAGAATGTGTAGCCAAGGCTGCACTATACCTGGCTAGTGAAGAAGCAAATTATGTGAGTGGAGTCAATCTCCTGGTCGATGGAGGGTACAGTGCTGTGAATCCAACCATGTTCAAGTTTGCGAACCTTGTTAATTAATTACCAACCAAGCAATCAAGGCATTGGCCCTTGCcagagtttttttcttttcaagtgaTGCAAAATGTCAGACTTTTTCTAGTCATATACAtcaatataataaacaaataaatttgttGGGATATTCATGTAGTTGTTTGATGtgcttatatataataaatacaataagaAATCAATTTCTAATTAGTTTTCAACGTGTAATTCGATTATCTATATCATTGTTTGGATGGTGCAAGGAAATTAATTGTTCTAAACTTATGATATACtacaaagaaatttattttgaagagGTAAGCTTGACTTGTACCTAACTAGACATATTGTCGAGATATATAAGCACATGCTTCCAACGAAATTCCAAATTTTCAActcctaaattttgaaaatctgtATCAAGAAATTAGGAATCAAAATCCTTTACTTTCTAAAACATTTGCTTGCACATTTTATATACGCAagtcaattatttaattaattttatatattagacATACATATGCAGTGAAGTTATGTTCATACTATTTCGCATCTATGTATAAGtgtatgtttaaaatatataataaattaaagttaattttaaattgtgagtaaaaaattttaaatagctaaatacatcatattaagaatattaaattatcATGCTTTTGTCATTTGTCTTGAGTTGATATCGAGTTGgtttgtgacaccaactcaattaacgACATTATTGATGCCAAAATGTGGGTCAAAAGAAATCTATCTAaaagatatatttataaaaaaaattatattaaggcTAAGTGAGACATTGATTGAAATGgacaaattaatatttgttactttgtACATAAGTGGGTATTATACTTAATGATCAAGGCTCTTATCAAAACTTTACGAAAAGTATAGGATTTAGAAcactaatataataataaacaataataattaataattaatatattatgtattactattataatataCGATATTGTATTACATAGTGTAACAATATATTTCAAAACtattgatacatatatatataactattaattggtctaaaatcaaaatcaaatttaccAAATGATTTGATTGAATTGGCTCGATTTGGCTAATTAAGTTGGTTTTAATTGCTAACTATAATTAGGGGTgttcaaattttggttaaagCTGAATTAACCGACCGAACTGATCTAATTCAGTTAATCAGTTGGTTAATCGATCTAATTCGGTCGGAGgtcaattaatgattttttggaaAGCCGGTTAATTCAGTTCGAAATCGggtaattaaccaaattaattttaggtTCGGTTAAcagttaaaggattaaaaagtttagttaattcggttaatacTAGTTCAATTTGGTTAAGCATTCAAACACCCCTAACTATAATAGATGATATACTActacataatataataatataatatatataactattactaaaactattaatatgtatatataattattattatattataaattataatataaaagatatagtattacatagaggtgtccatgggtcGAGCCGAGCCCgaccaaaattttaggcccgttcgCTAGGCTcggcccgaaaaatgggcctaaCATTTTGCCCAAACCGGTctgaataaaaatgttaaaactcggGCTCTGTcgcccgtattaatttttttatattatttattatataatttttaaaatatatataatacataaaaaaatattaaaaacattaaagtAAATGTTTcccgaaaaattgaaaataaattttaaaaaatatgtatacttaaataatactaagataggtgcaacttaacaagcagatgcctctaaaatagtaacaaaattaacaatacaacaataacaacaaaataatagcaacattacttcaaaaaaaaagtagcaacataatagtggataaaatataacaataaactagcaaaaaaaagtaaaaaacaacaagaaaaaaatcaatttttttgcaTATTCGATCCAGGTCTGGCCCGAGCCAAAAAAGCTTTACCCGAGGTTTAACCTATTTTCTAAGTAagccttattttttttcccaagtccatttttcgagcctatatttttacccaaattctcTCACTTTTCAGGCAAGCCTTCGAGCCCGGCTCATAGACAGGTCTAGTATTacgtaatataataatatattttaaaactattaatacatatatatataactattattatattataagttataataaaaaatatatagtatcAATAGTTATGCGTAATTTAGTATATTACAATACATGTCTATAactaataatacataaaatgttattaaaattttaatatcttaataaaatattattttttaaattagattttgaattgagtttgaatttttacaaattgtatttgatattgggtttaaatttttttattgtggaCATAAGGTTTgaactataattaatttatttcaagtttaGTTAATATTGAGTATATCATTTGGGTTTGAGCTTAgtataatatttttgagttttagaataaatattttagaatgtgagtattatgtttataaatttaataaaaaatcaaacttattcaattgttaagataatataaaataataaacaataaaagatattttcttgattcatgtacatgaataataaattttatatacaataagcattttaattattttaaaataactctattaaatatatataatttatgtttttataatgcAAATCTAAATTGTATTGTccttatataaaagtaaaatgaattattacattcgaaattaaaatatctataacttagaaaatccaaaattatttgaatatgttaGAGCCCGTCGAGCTCGATTTAAGtccatataaaaaaaatttaagttcgAGGAAATATGAGCCTGAAAAGGCCCAAGCCCAAGAAAATTTGAGCTCGTGATGATTTAAGAGAATAAGTTATGTGAGTGAAACTGTTATACTAAGGTCTGATAGAATTTAAACTATTTCTTATAGTAAATTTACACTTTGCAAACTTATGgaaactaaattgcataaataatattttgtgccattgttttattttatttttctatgttaGTCATTATAGTGACAATCAAAGTGGCCACTACAGCCAAATACTCCTTTCAACGTTCTATTTTATAAGTTACCATAAGTAATTGGTAATTGTTGAATTCCAAATAGAatttaagatattaattaaGATTTACCCTTGAAAAAAACAGAACCTTTCCTTTCAATGGGGGAATAgcgaattttttatttattgcgGTAGAAGGATGCCTGGATTTGTGCAGGagcattttaataaaaaatttactgaaaacaaaaagaaagaaaaatttagtGAATAAGGTTAAAAGCCTTCATAAAGGTAGGATTGACAATGCTGAAACCTCCATCCAAAACAAGGTTGAGCCCACTCACATAATTCGCTTCATCACTAGCCAGGTATAACGCTGCATAAGCCAATCCCTCTGGCTTCAGAATTTCCCCTTTCAGATTGCCCATTGCTGTTAGTGACTGTTCCATGTTTCTCACCTCTGTTTCATTTGGTGCAATCATTGGAGTGGCAACTCCATATGGCGATATACAGTTCACTCTTATCCCATAATGCCCAAGCTCTGCTGCCAAGTTCTTAGCCAGGCCTAAAACTCCATATTTCGACACTGCATAGGCATTGCCTGATAGCAGCCCTGCGATTGCAGTACAAGCACTAGCTGTAAAAAGTATGCATCCTTTGCGCTGAGGCGCCATCAACCTGGCTGCATGTTTGGCACCTAGGAGAGCACCCACAAGGTTTACCCCAATAACTTGGTCTATTTCTGACTTTGTGATATCTAAAATGGTGCTAAAGGTACGGTCCAGGATGCCTGCATTGTTATGCATTACGTCGAGTTTCCCGTACTTGCTGATTGTGGTGTCAGTGAGGTTGCGGATATCATCTTCGTTCGTCACATCACAGTGAATGTAGCAAGCACTTCCGCCCAGCTTTCTGGCAAGGGCTTCTCCTTTGTTGTCCTGGATATCAGCGATGACCACCTTGGCACCGTTCTCATGGAAAAGGCATGCTGTACTTGCTCCAATGCCGCTTGCCCCTCCTGTTATAATTGCCACTTTCCCTGCTAACCTGAAATGAAACCATATTAAAAAGCAACAAATAATGTAACAACAAGCtcaagagaaaatgaaaataatcgattttgttcttctacAGAAAAGCAACTGAATGTCCTCGACCCCAAAAGGACACCGACAGAGTTGTATATAAATACCAGCAATTTGGTAAGAACTGTAACTAGAGCTTgtaggaaaattttaataccTTTTAAGGGGTGAAATCAAAGAAGTTATATTGGTCATCTCTTCTTGATAAGAAATCTGAAATCAAGCAGAGAATAGGAACAAATGAGAGGTGGTTGGTTTTTTATTCATCGTGAGCTCTATATATAACACTAACCGAAGATAAGTGGGATGAAAACGTGACTTGGTAGCAACATTTGTAAAGTCAAAATCTTGGATACTGATAAAATAATCTAGCATTTTGTATTAAAGATGAATGAATATATAGATTTTATCGACTGCAGACCATGGACGTATCAGCAAATTACAAAGGACAACCAAAGGTCCAAAACAACAAACATACGGTGAAACCAAATGGGTCGGCAACATTGGAAAAAAGGTGTTTTTTGGTTCCTagccaagtgcaaaatgaatgAATTACGTTAAAATTCTACCAAGTATGAGAGACAGAAACTTGGGAATACgagaaaaagaaatacaagtacacaaaataattttacgaaATCAGATGACCCCAAGTTTAAAGCCACCTTAAAAGTTTAACTACATTTAGATGGTTATTTTGTTATCAATTTCAACCACTTCAatccaaataaataatatttagatgtttACTTTGTTATCAATTTCAATCCAAATAAACAACTGATacttaaaagcaaaaaaaaaaaaagagagtctAAATTACTTTTAGGTTTAGTAACTCTTAATAtaagttttagtatttttaaaaatttagaatttaattcttatatttttttattcatattcatGTTATCATTTATGTTCTGGTTGTGTGACTATTATCCTATTAATGTCGTATTTAAGGTTCGAACTTGCATCTCCTTTTAGGGTGCAATATGTTTTACTATTACATCCTACTCTTAggttagtccttatatttttattttaaaatttaatctcttactttttcagatttcaaaattgaaatttaactgttaattttgttaatttttttattaaatttaggcTAATTATAttgtcatatttttaattatataactatcaaataagtattttttttcaaaatgtcacactaaCAAATTTAAGCTTAAATGATTGATAGAAAGTTAAGAGAAAAATGTTTGGATAAACATTTCAACTGTTAATATTGCAGCAACGTTTGGATAAACATGGTTGATGATAAGCTTAAATGATGATAGAATGTTGAAGAGATATACAGAAAGAGAGATTGCGGTGATATTCTTTAACATTATCTTCGATTAGTATTATATATAGAGCTCCCGATGAATCAAAAACCAACCGCCGATCATTTGTTCCTATCTCTGCTTGGTTTCAGATTTCTTATTAAGTAGGCATGAGTAGTGTAGCTTCTTTGATATCACCCCTTAAGAGGTACTCCCACAATCTCTAGTTTCAGT
The window above is part of the Gossypium raimondii isolate GPD5lz chromosome 9, ASM2569854v1, whole genome shotgun sequence genome. Proteins encoded here:
- the LOC105797946 gene encoding tropinone reductase-like 1 encodes the protein MTNITSLISPLKRLAGKVAIITGGASGIGASTACLFHENGAKVVIADIQDNKGEALARKLGGSACYIHCDVTNEDDIRNLTDTTISKYGKLDVMHNNAGILDRTFSTILDITKSEIDQVIGVNLVGALLGAKHAARLMAPQRKGCILFTASACTAIAGLLSGNAYAVSKYGVLGLAKNLAAELGHYGIRVNCISPYGVATPMIAPNETEVRNMEQSLTAMGNLKGEILKPEGLAYAALYLASDEANYVSGLNLVLDGGFSIVNPTFMKAFNLIH